From the genome of Gracilibacillus salitolerans, one region includes:
- a CDS encoding thiamine diphosphokinase encodes MNIGIVAGGPENALASLISYRKDIDIWIGADLGAFYLLKNQLPIHIAIGDFDSIDKDKKELIQQEADIFREFPMEKNETDLELAVEAALSYHPASIFLFGVTAGRLDHELANIQLLYRLLEKNVRAKIIDHKNILSIYKPGQHKVTAKNTELISFIPLTPSVEGLTLQGFYYPLENYTVTWGSTRCISNQLINEQGTFLFNDGILIMIKSTE; translated from the coding sequence GTGAATATTGGAATAGTTGCAGGGGGACCAGAAAATGCTCTAGCTTCTTTAATTTCCTACCGAAAGGATATCGATATCTGGATAGGTGCGGATTTAGGAGCTTTTTATCTGTTAAAGAATCAATTACCTATTCATATCGCCATAGGTGATTTTGATTCGATTGACAAAGATAAAAAAGAGCTTATCCAACAGGAAGCAGATATTTTTCGTGAATTTCCCATGGAAAAAAATGAAACAGATCTTGAATTAGCTGTGGAAGCAGCTCTTTCATACCATCCAGCTTCTATTTTTTTATTTGGTGTTACTGCGGGCAGACTGGATCATGAATTGGCGAATATTCAACTGCTTTATCGCCTATTAGAAAAGAATGTGAGAGCTAAAATAATTGATCATAAGAATATTTTATCTATTTATAAACCAGGTCAGCATAAAGTTACGGCGAAAAATACAGAACTGATTTCATTTATTCCCTTAACCCCTAGTGTTGAAGGACTTACCTTACAAGGATTCTATTATCCATTAGAAAATTATACTGTTACTTGGGGAAGTACTCGTTGTATATCAAATCAATTAATTAACGAACAAGGTACTTTTTTATTTAATGATGGCATATTAATAATGATAAAGAGTACGGAGTAG
- the spoVM gene encoding stage V sporulation protein SpoVM, protein MKFYTIKLPRFIGGFIRALLGSGKK, encoded by the coding sequence ATGAAATTTTATACAATTAAGCTCCCACGGTTTATCGGAGGTTTCATTCGAGCTTTGTTAGGTTCAGGGAAAAAATAA
- the rpmB gene encoding 50S ribosomal protein L28, which produces MGRKCVVTGRKTTSGNNRSHAMNANKRNWKANVQKVRIMVDGKPKRVYVSARALKSGKVERV; this is translated from the coding sequence ATGGGACGTAAATGTGTAGTAACTGGTCGTAAAACGACTTCAGGTAATAACCGTTCACACGCTATGAATGCAAATAAGCGTAACTGGAAAGCAAACGTACAAAAAGTTAGAATTATGGTTGACGGCAAACCAAAACGTGTGTATGTTTCTGCTCGCGCGCTTAAATCAGGCAAAGTAGAACGCGTTTAA
- a CDS encoding Asp23/Gls24 family envelope stress response protein produces the protein MSIELKTKDGHVTITNEVIATIAGGAAIECYGIVGMASKKQLRDGIAEILRKENFAKGVVVRQDDEDVHIDMYIIVSYGTKISEVAHNVQSQVKYNLEKTLGLKIKSINIYIQGVRVIQD, from the coding sequence ATGTCAATAGAATTAAAAACTAAAGATGGTCATGTAACTATTACCAATGAAGTAATAGCAACTATTGCTGGTGGTGCTGCTATTGAATGTTATGGTATTGTTGGTATGGCTTCCAAAAAACAATTACGTGATGGTATAGCAGAAATCCTTAGGAAAGAAAATTTTGCCAAAGGTGTTGTCGTTCGACAAGACGATGAAGATGTACATATTGATATGTATATCATTGTAAGCTATGGTACAAAAATATCCGAAGTTGCACATAATGTACAATCACAAGTAAAATATAATCTTGAAAAAACGCTCGGTTTAAAAATCAAATCGATCAATATTTATATTCAAGGAGTACGTGTGATACAAGATTAA
- a CDS encoding DAK2 domain-containing protein — MTQKNIGGALFANMVLAGARSLANNAEKIDALNVFPVPDGDTGTNMNLSITSGASEVKKANHESVSVVANAFAKGLLMGARGNSGVILSQLFRGFAKGLEGKTNLDIESFVVALDSGVNTAYKAVMKPVEGTILTVAKDTAAEAKVIAEEEQDVISFMEQVVQAAKQSLKRTPELLPVLKEVGVVDSGGQGLVVIYEGFLAALKGEEVPESSQDDTMDLDDLVNAEHHKLAQDYMSTDEIEYGYCTEFMVRFEKDKLKDHPYDDATFREELSEHGDSLLVVSDDEIVKVHIHAEYPGDVFNLGQRFGSFINLKVENMREQHSNIVDQKEDKPKAKQPFGVVTVAMGDGLTQLFKSLGATVVIQGGQTMNPSTQDLANAVEEANAENVIILPNNKNIVMAAEQAAELAEVNVVVVPTKTIPQGMSAMLTYNPEVSLDDNKETMTDASQEVKTGQVTYAVRDTQIEGMTIENGHYMGLADGKIKVTNADQMTVIKELLTEMIDADEDEIVTVIRGEETFDQEESEIIAFIEDNFEDIEVEVHRGNQPIYSYIFSIE; from the coding sequence GTGACGCAAAAAAACATAGGTGGAGCATTGTTTGCCAATATGGTATTAGCTGGTGCGCGCAGCTTAGCAAATAATGCAGAAAAAATAGATGCTTTAAATGTCTTCCCAGTACCTGATGGTGATACTGGGACCAATATGAATTTATCGATTACTTCAGGAGCAAGCGAAGTTAAAAAAGCAAATCATGAAAGTGTCTCCGTTGTAGCTAACGCATTTGCTAAAGGATTGCTAATGGGAGCAAGAGGTAATTCAGGTGTTATCTTATCACAATTATTCAGAGGCTTTGCCAAAGGGTTAGAAGGGAAAACTAACTTGGACATTGAAAGTTTCGTTGTAGCACTCGACAGTGGTGTGAATACCGCATATAAAGCAGTAATGAAACCGGTAGAAGGAACGATTCTTACCGTTGCGAAAGACACAGCTGCTGAAGCAAAGGTGATTGCAGAAGAAGAACAGGATGTTATTTCTTTTATGGAACAAGTAGTCCAAGCTGCCAAACAATCTTTGAAAAGAACGCCGGAACTATTACCAGTATTAAAAGAGGTTGGAGTAGTTGATAGTGGTGGACAGGGCTTAGTCGTTATCTATGAAGGATTTTTAGCAGCGTTAAAAGGGGAAGAAGTACCTGAATCTTCTCAAGATGACACAATGGATTTAGATGACCTTGTCAATGCAGAGCATCACAAGCTGGCACAAGACTATATGAGTACGGATGAGATTGAGTATGGTTATTGTACAGAGTTTATGGTTCGTTTTGAAAAAGATAAACTGAAAGACCATCCATATGATGATGCGACGTTTAGAGAAGAATTAAGCGAGCATGGTGACTCCTTATTAGTAGTATCAGATGACGAAATTGTGAAAGTTCATATTCATGCGGAATACCCTGGTGATGTTTTCAATTTAGGACAACGTTTTGGTAGTTTTATTAATTTAAAAGTAGAGAATATGAGAGAACAACATTCCAACATTGTTGATCAGAAAGAGGATAAACCAAAGGCTAAACAACCTTTTGGAGTTGTAACAGTTGCTATGGGAGATGGGCTAACGCAATTATTTAAAAGCCTAGGAGCAACGGTGGTGATTCAAGGTGGTCAAACGATGAATCCAAGTACACAGGATTTAGCGAATGCCGTAGAAGAGGCAAACGCCGAAAATGTTATTATCTTGCCAAATAACAAGAATATCGTGATGGCTGCTGAACAGGCTGCAGAATTAGCGGAAGTTAATGTAGTAGTAGTGCCGACGAAAACAATCCCACAAGGTATGTCAGCTATGTTAACGTATAATCCGGAGGTTAGTTTAGACGACAATAAAGAAACAATGACTGATGCAAGCCAGGAAGTGAAAACGGGTCAAGTTACCTATGCCGTTCGTGATACACAGATAGAAGGTATGACGATTGAAAATGGGCATTATATGGGGCTTGCTGATGGAAAAATTAAAGTAACTAATGCTGATCAAATGACTGTTATTAAGGAATTATTAACAGAAATGATTGATGCAGATGAAGACGAGATTGTCACTGTTATTCGTGGAGAAGAAACTTTTGATCAAGAAGAAAGTGAGATTATTGCATTTATTGAGGATAATTTTGAAGATATAGAAGTGGAAGTTCATCGAGGGAACCAACCGATCTATTCTTATATATTTTCTATCGAATAA
- the recG gene encoding ATP-dependent DNA helicase RecG produces the protein MNNISVQDVKGVGPKLAETLKKIGIHTVEDLLYYFPNRYDHYEQKPLHELIHNEKVTIVGEVIHDPTVQFYQRKKSRMIVSLRVDGAVVKGVLFNRAFAKKHFIPGEEVSVNGKWDQHRLQITIDNYKMGTIDGSSPITPIYSSKGDIKNAQFQKITENALSSFRDQVTEIIPTSYLVNYKLPNRTDALENIHFPSSFQQLKHAKRRFIYEELLLFQIKMQLYRKRNREATEGNAKEISMKKVKQLMEQFPFTLTSAQKKSLAEIFKDLQSPYRMNRLLQGDVGSGKTAVAVISLYGVVTTGEQVALMVPTEILAEQHEESLKQLLPVDVKVQRLTGSIKGKKRKETLTEIENGSCDVVIGTHALIQDDVNFHNLGYVIIDEQHRFGVQQRNTLREKGILADILFMTATPIPRTLSITAFGDMDVSKIDEMPKGRKPVETYWVKHNMFERTVNFVYKEIKKGSQAYIICPLIEESDKLDIQNALDLYHQLQEILKGKATVGLMHGRLTTEEKEQVMNDFAENKVQILVSTTVVEVGVNVPNATVMMIQDADRFGLSQLHQLRGRVGRSDKQSYCILVADPKGETGKERMRIMTETTDGFVLAERDLELRGPGDIFGVKQSGLPEFKLADLVHDYRALETARDDAVDIVENELWKASEFQALIKYLLSKIEIDQQLLN, from the coding sequence ATGAATAATATTTCTGTTCAAGATGTGAAAGGTGTCGGGCCAAAGCTTGCTGAAACGCTCAAGAAAATTGGTATCCACACGGTTGAAGATCTGCTATATTACTTTCCTAACCGATATGATCATTATGAACAAAAACCACTTCATGAACTGATACATAATGAAAAAGTGACGATAGTAGGTGAAGTAATTCACGATCCAACTGTACAATTTTATCAGAGAAAAAAATCACGAATGATAGTTTCTTTGCGTGTAGATGGAGCAGTTGTAAAGGGTGTCCTCTTTAACCGTGCTTTTGCAAAAAAACATTTTATTCCTGGTGAGGAAGTATCGGTAAATGGAAAATGGGATCAGCATCGATTACAAATAACGATTGATAATTATAAAATGGGCACGATAGACGGCTCAAGCCCTATTACTCCGATTTACTCTTCTAAAGGAGACATAAAAAATGCCCAATTCCAAAAAATCACGGAGAATGCTTTGTCTTCCTTCCGTGACCAAGTTACTGAAATTATCCCGACTTCTTACTTAGTTAATTACAAATTACCGAATCGGACCGATGCCTTGGAAAATATTCATTTTCCTTCATCTTTTCAACAATTAAAACATGCAAAGAGACGTTTTATCTATGAAGAATTATTACTGTTTCAAATAAAAATGCAACTCTACCGAAAGAGAAATAGGGAAGCTACAGAAGGTAATGCGAAAGAAATCAGCATGAAAAAAGTAAAACAATTGATGGAGCAGTTTCCTTTTACCCTAACTTCTGCTCAAAAAAAATCCTTAGCAGAAATTTTCAAGGATTTGCAATCGCCTTACCGGATGAATCGATTGTTACAGGGAGATGTAGGTTCAGGTAAGACTGCTGTAGCAGTTATTAGTCTTTATGGTGTTGTTACAACTGGTGAACAAGTTGCTTTAATGGTGCCAACAGAAATATTAGCGGAACAACATGAAGAATCACTAAAACAGTTGCTACCAGTTGATGTGAAGGTTCAGCGGTTAACAGGATCAATAAAAGGCAAAAAAAGAAAAGAAACGTTAACAGAAATTGAAAACGGCTCATGTGATGTCGTGATAGGTACACACGCACTTATTCAAGATGATGTTAATTTTCACAATTTAGGATATGTCATTATTGATGAACAACATCGGTTTGGTGTGCAACAACGTAACACATTACGTGAAAAAGGTATACTAGCAGATATTTTATTTATGACAGCAACGCCTATACCAAGAACTTTATCCATTACTGCTTTTGGAGATATGGATGTATCAAAAATTGATGAAATGCCTAAAGGCAGGAAGCCGGTTGAAACATATTGGGTCAAGCATAATATGTTTGAAAGAACCGTTAATTTTGTATATAAGGAAATAAAGAAAGGATCTCAAGCATATATTATTTGTCCGTTAATTGAGGAATCAGATAAATTAGATATTCAAAATGCACTGGATTTATATCATCAATTACAAGAGATTTTAAAAGGGAAAGCAACAGTAGGACTTATGCATGGCAGATTAACTACAGAAGAAAAAGAACAAGTAATGAATGATTTTGCTGAAAATAAGGTACAAATATTAGTTTCGACGACAGTAGTAGAAGTAGGGGTTAATGTTCCGAATGCTACGGTGATGATGATTCAAGACGCAGATCGATTTGGATTATCACAATTACACCAATTAAGAGGACGTGTCGGGAGAAGTGACAAGCAAAGTTATTGTATTTTAGTAGCAGATCCTAAAGGTGAAACAGGGAAAGAACGCATGCGAATTATGACTGAAACAACTGATGGATTTGTTTTAGCAGAGCGAGATTTAGAACTTCGTGGACCTGGTGATATATTTGGTGTTAAACAAAGCGGGTTACCGGAATTTAAATTAGCAGATTTGGTACATGATTATCGAGCATTAGAAACAGCAAGAGATGATGCAGTAGATATTGTGGAAAATGAATTATGGAAGGCTTCCGAGTTTCAAGCATTGATTAAGTACTTACTTTCTAAAATTGAAATTGATCAGCAATTATTAAATTAG
- the fapR gene encoding transcription factor FapR, translating into MKRNKKERQSMLKETIEAKPFITDDALAKLFDVSIQTIRLDRMELNIPELRERIKSVATNNWNETVKALPIDEVIGEIIDLELDERAISILDITTEHVFSRNKIARGHHLFAQANSLAVAVINDELALTANADIKFTRQVVQGERVIAKAHVAGTEKNNRTVVEVHSYVDNETVFSGVFEMFRSNQEKEGNES; encoded by the coding sequence ATGAAAAGAAATAAAAAAGAACGGCAGTCGATGTTAAAGGAAACAATCGAAGCAAAGCCCTTCATCACTGATGATGCACTAGCAAAATTATTTGATGTCAGTATACAGACGATCCGTTTAGATCGGATGGAGTTAAATATTCCGGAGTTACGTGAACGGATCAAATCAGTCGCAACAAATAATTGGAATGAAACGGTTAAGGCATTACCAATCGATGAGGTTATCGGCGAAATTATTGACCTAGAGTTAGATGAGCGTGCCATTTCCATATTGGATATTACTACAGAGCATGTTTTTTCACGAAATAAAATTGCGCGGGGGCATCATTTGTTCGCCCAGGCAAACTCTCTTGCTGTTGCTGTTATCAATGATGAACTAGCCCTAACAGCTAATGCTGATATTAAATTTACCCGTCAAGTAGTACAGGGAGAACGAGTTATTGCAAAAGCACACGTAGCAGGCACAGAAAAAAACAATCGTACGGTAGTAGAAGTGCATAGCTATGTAGATAACGAAACGGTTTTTTCAGGAGTATTTGAAATGTTTCGATCGAATCAAGAGAAGGAAGGGAACGAGTCATGA
- the plsX gene encoding phosphate acyltransferase PlsX — MKIAIDAMGGDHAPKEIVLGALKAVNHFDNLEITLIGDEKKITPHTDNHDSIEIIHTEEKITSDDEPVKAVRRKKNASLVLMANEVKTGRADACISAGNTGALMSAGLFVVGRIKGIDRPALSPTLPTVNGDGFLLLDVGANVDAKAQHLQQYGLMGSIYMEKVRQVKNPRVGLLNVGTEEGKGNDLTKKAFELLQQLPINFVGNVEARDLLNGVADVVVTDGFSGNIALKTVEGTALTMFSMIKDTFMTNTKTKLAAALVKKDLKGLKEKLDYSEYGGAALFGLAAPVIKAHGSSNQQAIFSAIQQTINIVDKNVIAKIEADVKTLQAATEEE; from the coding sequence ATGAAAATCGCAATCGATGCTATGGGCGGTGACCACGCACCGAAAGAAATTGTATTAGGGGCATTAAAAGCAGTGAATCATTTTGATAATCTGGAAATTACGTTAATTGGTGATGAAAAAAAGATAACACCACATACTGATAACCATGATTCAATTGAAATTATTCATACAGAAGAGAAGATTACTAGTGATGATGAACCAGTAAAAGCTGTTCGGCGTAAAAAGAATGCTTCGTTAGTGCTCATGGCAAACGAAGTAAAAACAGGACGAGCAGATGCTTGTATTTCGGCAGGTAACACAGGGGCTTTAATGAGTGCAGGATTGTTTGTAGTCGGTAGAATCAAGGGGATAGATCGCCCAGCATTAAGTCCGACGCTTCCAACCGTTAATGGCGATGGGTTCTTATTGTTGGATGTAGGTGCAAATGTTGATGCAAAAGCCCAACACCTCCAGCAATATGGTTTAATGGGATCAATTTATATGGAAAAAGTTCGCCAAGTAAAGAATCCTCGTGTGGGCCTCTTGAATGTTGGAACAGAAGAGGGGAAAGGGAATGACTTAACGAAAAAAGCATTTGAGCTGTTACAGCAGCTGCCGATAAATTTCGTCGGTAATGTCGAGGCAAGAGATCTATTAAATGGTGTAGCGGATGTTGTAGTTACGGATGGATTTAGTGGAAATATTGCGTTAAAAACAGTGGAAGGAACAGCTTTGACCATGTTTTCGATGATTAAGGACACATTTATGACCAATACCAAAACAAAACTCGCTGCCGCTCTTGTTAAAAAAGACTTAAAAGGCTTAAAAGAGAAATTAGATTATTCAGAGTATGGCGGGGCTGCATTATTTGGCCTAGCTGCTCCGGTTATTAAAGCACATGGTTCATCTAATCAGCAAGCCATTTTCAGTGCCATCCAACAAACCATAAACATTGTGGATAAAAATGTAATAGCCAAAATAGAAGCAGACGTAAAAACATTACAAGCTGCTACGGAGGAGGAATAA
- the fabD gene encoding ACP S-malonyltransferase produces MKKVAFIYPGQGSQVVEMGKDLYEEYPQVRELFDSANEHLGYDLTSIMFEGPREVLTKTENTQPALLSVSTAITKILAENDITPSVTSGHSLGEYSALVAANAISYSDAVSLVHQRGKLMENAYPEGKGSMAAVLGMDQKTLSNELHNISEQVDGVIEIANLNCPGQIVVSGTKSAIDTAARHLKEAGAKRVLPLPVSGPFHSSLMKPAAEEFQQLVHNIKWSDAEIPVYANVTAEKVTEKEQIQQLLVEQLYSPVRFEEIIEQLLEEPLDAIVEVGSGKVLTGLVKKVNRRANTFSVQDAASLVEFIEWIKED; encoded by the coding sequence GTGAAGAAAGTCGCTTTTATTTATCCTGGTCAAGGATCACAAGTCGTCGAAATGGGGAAGGATTTATATGAAGAGTACCCACAGGTAAGGGAGCTTTTTGATAGTGCCAATGAACACTTAGGATATGATTTAACATCGATTATGTTTGAAGGTCCTAGAGAAGTGTTAACAAAAACAGAAAATACACAACCTGCTTTGTTGTCAGTTAGTACAGCTATCACCAAAATTTTAGCAGAAAATGATATCACTCCGTCTGTTACGAGTGGCCACAGTCTTGGTGAATACAGTGCACTAGTTGCAGCTAATGCTATCTCCTACTCTGATGCTGTTTCTTTAGTTCATCAAAGGGGTAAGCTAATGGAAAATGCCTATCCTGAAGGAAAAGGTTCCATGGCGGCTGTTTTAGGAATGGATCAAAAAACATTAAGTAATGAACTGCATAACATCAGTGAACAGGTGGATGGCGTTATCGAAATTGCTAACCTTAACTGTCCAGGACAAATCGTCGTATCTGGAACGAAATCAGCAATTGATACAGCAGCCCGCCATTTAAAAGAAGCGGGTGCAAAACGTGTATTACCGTTACCTGTGAGTGGGCCTTTTCACTCAAGTCTTATGAAACCAGCAGCTGAAGAGTTTCAACAATTAGTACATAATATCAAGTGGTCTGATGCAGAAATACCTGTTTATGCAAATGTCACTGCCGAAAAAGTCACTGAAAAAGAACAAATTCAACAATTATTAGTAGAACAATTATATTCTCCAGTACGTTTTGAAGAAATTATCGAACAACTATTGGAAGAGCCTCTTGATGCGATCGTCGAAGTAGGAAGTGGCAAAGTATTAACAGGCCTCGTTAAAAAAGTAAATCGTCGAGCGAATACTTTTAGTGTCCAAGACGCAGCATCATTAGTTGAATTTATCGAGTGGATCAAGGAGGATTAA
- the fabG gene encoding 3-oxoacyl-[acyl-carrier-protein] reductase — protein sequence MLKDQVALITGASRGIGREIALTFASKGAKVVVNYSGSEDKAQEVVDKIIASGGEAIKVKANVSDENDVKAIVKETTKTFGSLDILVNNAGITKDNLLMRMSEADFDDVIDINLKGVFLCTKAVTRQMMKQKSGRIINVSSVVGISGNPGQANYVSAKAGVIGLTKTTAKELAARNILVNAIAPGFIATDMTEKLTEEQKEQMLALIPLNKLGRAKDVANVALFLASEQANYVTGQTIPVDGGMVM from the coding sequence ATGTTAAAGGATCAAGTAGCACTGATAACAGGTGCTTCAAGAGGAATCGGACGTGAAATTGCTTTAACTTTTGCTAGTAAAGGTGCAAAAGTAGTGGTAAACTACTCCGGTAGTGAAGATAAAGCTCAGGAAGTAGTTGATAAAATCATTGCTAGTGGTGGAGAAGCAATCAAGGTCAAAGCAAATGTCAGTGACGAAAATGATGTGAAAGCAATAGTGAAAGAAACGACGAAAACTTTTGGAAGCCTCGATATTTTAGTAAATAATGCAGGTATTACAAAAGATAATTTATTGATGCGAATGAGTGAAGCTGATTTTGATGATGTTATTGACATTAATTTAAAAGGTGTATTCTTATGTACCAAAGCAGTAACACGTCAAATGATGAAACAAAAAAGCGGACGGATTATTAATGTATCATCTGTTGTTGGTATAAGTGGGAACCCTGGTCAGGCGAATTACGTATCGGCCAAAGCGGGTGTAATTGGTTTAACTAAAACAACTGCGAAAGAATTAGCAGCGAGAAATATTTTAGTCAATGCTATTGCGCCTGGATTTATCGCAACAGATATGACGGAAAAACTCACAGAAGAACAGAAAGAGCAAATGCTAGCATTAATTCCATTGAATAAATTGGGTAGAGCGAAAGATGTAGCCAATGTTGCTTTATTTTTAGCTTCCGAACAAGCTAACTATGTTACGGGACAAACCATACCAGTTGATGGAGGTATGGTTATGTAA
- a CDS encoding acyl carrier protein, protein MSDTFEKVKQIVVDRLDVDEDKVTLEASFKDDLEADSLDVVELVMELEDEFDMEIADEDAEKIATVGDAVTYIDSNQ, encoded by the coding sequence ATGTCAGACACTTTTGAAAAAGTAAAGCAAATCGTTGTCGATCGTCTTGATGTAGACGAAGATAAAGTTACGCTTGAAGCATCATTTAAAGATGATTTAGAAGCTGATTCTCTTGATGTTGTAGAACTTGTAATGGAATTAGAAGATGAGTTCGACATGGAAATTGCTGATGAAGATGCAGAAAAAATTGCTACAGTAGGTGATGCTGTAACTTACATAGACAGCAACCAATAG
- the rnc gene encoding ribonuclease III: MSDFKELQEKLGILFDNENLLKQAFTHSSYVNEHRKKNLLDNERLEFLGDAVLELGVSQYLYREYDDLEEGDLTKLRASIVCEPALVRFAETLDFSKYVLLGKGEEMTGGRNRPALLADVFEAFIGALYLDQGYNQVITFLRKYVYPEITTGAFSHTMDYKSQLQETVQQHKNKLVEYSIVDEKGPAHDREFFSVVTINGKTAGKGVGRTKKEAEQRAAKQALDALPH, from the coding sequence ATGTCAGATTTTAAAGAGCTTCAAGAAAAGTTAGGTATTTTGTTTGACAATGAAAATTTACTAAAACAAGCCTTTACTCATTCATCTTATGTGAATGAGCACCGGAAAAAGAATCTACTAGATAATGAAAGGTTAGAATTTTTAGGTGATGCTGTTCTAGAACTGGGAGTCTCTCAATACCTCTATCGAGAGTATGATGATTTAGAGGAAGGAGATTTAACGAAACTGAGAGCTTCTATTGTGTGTGAACCAGCTTTAGTTAGATTTGCAGAGACACTCGACTTTAGCAAATACGTGTTATTAGGTAAGGGTGAGGAAATGACTGGTGGCCGTAATCGCCCGGCATTACTAGCAGATGTCTTCGAAGCCTTCATTGGTGCTTTATACTTAGATCAAGGGTATAATCAAGTTATTACCTTCTTAAGGAAGTATGTATACCCAGAGATTACAACCGGTGCTTTTTCGCATACGATGGATTACAAAAGTCAATTGCAGGAAACAGTGCAGCAACATAAAAATAAGTTAGTGGAATATAGCATTGTAGATGAGAAAGGTCCTGCACATGACCGTGAATTTTTCTCTGTTGTTACGATAAATGGTAAAACAGCTGGAAAAGGAGTAGGTCGGACGAAAAAAGAAGCAGAACAACGCGCGGCAAAACAAGCTTTAGACGCTTTGCCTCATTAA
- a CDS encoding methyl-accepting chemotaxis protein: protein MQTINKNRIILMLSFIVLIASIIVHVLHRFFYLSEYWGHHGADQLTLITNSFLFIPIIFFVVSMILYKKKSDHRLVPLFNTLTITFSSMSMVAGGEGMVEYHFSIFMVVAMIGYYEKINLILIMTVLFAIQHIAGYFFLGEYVFGTNIYPFTMIVVHALFLIGTSGAIIWQVTHKRRLIGDLGEKEQKQLKLSGVVENLSQTSEKVINVSSQLKEINQSNQAIFGESVSYIQQIANGALTQKQQVEENSRSIQAMTTDIQHIAESSSEVSDITQKTEQNADDGNKMIQKTVIRWIILMIK from the coding sequence ATGCAAACAATTAACAAAAATCGCATCATTTTAATGTTGTCATTTATCGTACTCATTGCATCTATTATCGTTCACGTACTACATCGTTTTTTTTATTTATCGGAATATTGGGGGCATCATGGTGCTGACCAATTAACACTAATTACAAATAGCTTCTTATTTATTCCTATTATCTTTTTTGTTGTATCAATGATCCTTTATAAAAAGAAGAGTGATCATCGATTAGTTCCACTTTTTAATACACTTACAATTACATTTAGCAGTATGTCGATGGTTGCTGGTGGTGAGGGGATGGTGGAGTACCACTTTTCTATTTTTATGGTTGTAGCCATGATTGGTTACTATGAGAAAATTAACTTAATTTTAATCATGACAGTCCTTTTTGCTATTCAACATATTGCGGGATACTTCTTTTTAGGAGAATATGTTTTTGGGACAAATATTTATCCTTTCACAATGATAGTAGTCCATGCCTTATTTTTAATCGGAACATCTGGTGCAATTATTTGGCAAGTTACACATAAGAGGAGATTAATTGGGGATCTTGGTGAAAAGGAACAAAAACAACTAAAGCTAAGTGGAGTTGTGGAAAATTTGTCGCAAACTTCAGAGAAAGTAATTAATGTATCTTCACAATTAAAAGAAATTAATCAGTCCAATCAAGCAATTTTTGGGGAAAGTGTATCATACATTCAACAGATTGCTAATGGAGCCTTGACTCAGAAACAACAAGTTGAGGAAAACTCAAGATCTATTCAAGCTATGACAACTGACATTCAACATATAGCTGAATCTTCGTCAGAAGTGTCTGACATTACGCAAAAGACAGAACAAAATGCTGATGATGGAAATAAGATGATACAAAAAACTGTGATCAGATGGATAATATTAATGATAAAGTGA